One window of Medicago truncatula cultivar Jemalong A17 chromosome 2, MtrunA17r5.0-ANR, whole genome shotgun sequence genomic DNA carries:
- the LOC25486921 gene encoding ervatamin-C has protein sequence MTVLESSVTAETRHEQWMKEFGRSYEDDAEKEKRFKIFAEKLEYIERFNRDGNETYELGLNQFSDLTYEEFVSAYGCSRLENHLLESSIFNSSEIPTIELPKVPPKRKRSPPSRPPRPPKRRTPPSTPPTTGIPGRVNWREKGAVTIVKNQDKPKQCGSCWAFAVTATVEGIMKIKQNRPLVALSAQELIDCDQGNNGCDGGKASIAFEYIVKNGITRDVDYPYRAQKLGCNRGSKRSFANIKGYAKVEAGEQNLLEAVARQPVAVYISADKHFEDYKGGIYGSGPCKPQTNLKVNHLVTVVGYEEDYWLIKNSYGTGWGETGYMKLKRQGSSPNPVCGIAMVASFYPTTF, from the exons ATGACAGTGTTAGAATCATCTGTTACTGCAGAAACGAGACACGAGCAATGGATGAAAGAATTTGGGCGCAGTTATGAAGACGATGCTGAGAAGGAGAAACGGTTCAAAATTTTTGCGGAGAAATTAGAATACATAGAGAGGTTCAACCGTGATGGGAATGAGACTTATGAGTTGGGTTTGAATCAATTTTCAGATTTAACATATGAAGAGTTTGTTTCTGCATATGGTTGTTCCCGTCTTGAAAACCATTTACTAGAGTCATCCATCTTCAATTCAAGTGAAATTCCAACTATCGAGTTACCTAAGGTGcctccaaaaagaaaaagaagtccACCTAGCAGGCCTCCAAGGCCTCCAAAAAGAAGAACTCCACCTAGCACGCCTCCAACAACAGGAATTCCAGGTAGAGTAAATTGGAGAGAAAAAGGAGCTGTCACCATCGTCAAGAACCAAGACAAGCCAAAACAATGTG GAAGTTGTTGGGCATTTGCGGTAACTGCAACGGTAGAAGGAATTATGAAAATCAAACAGAACCGCCCATTGGTTGCATTGTCTGCACAAGAGTTGATCGATTGTGACCAAGGGAACAATGGATGTGATGGAGGTAAGGCATCTATAGCTTTTGAGTATATCGTGAAAAATGGAATAACAAGGGATGTTGATTATCCTTATAGAGCTCAAAAGCTCGGATGCAATAGAGGATCCAAACGTAGTTTTGCAAATATTAAAGGTTATGCAAAAGTAGAAGCAGGTGAACAAAACCTACTAGAAGCTGTGGCACGACAACCCGTTGCAGTTTATATCTCTGCCGACAAACACTTTGAAGACTATAAAGGAGGAATATATGGTAGCGGGCCATGTAAACCGCAGACGAATCTCAAAGTTAACCATTTGGTTACCGTAGTTGGTTACGAAGAGGACTATTGGTTGATTAAGAATTCTTATGGTACAGGTTGGGGTGAGACCGGATACATGAAATTGAAAAGGCAAGGTTCTTCTCCAAATCCTGTTTGTGGTATTGCCATGGTAGCTTCTTTTTATCCCACCACTTTTTGA
- the LOC120578387 gene encoding uncharacterized protein produces MNHSEAGEKRMLDLHELEELRLDAYENALIYKERTKKWHDRRIIRREFNEGEVVLLFNSRLRLFPGKLRSRWSGPFEVTKVNQSGAIEVWSESTGKFLVNGQRLKHYHPAAKVGHVATLVMCPP; encoded by the coding sequence ATGAATCATAGCGAAGCTGGGGAGAAAAGGATGCTGGATCTTCATGAGTTAGAGGAATTGCGGCTCGATGCGTATGAAAATGCCTTGATCTATAAAGAACGAACAAAGAAATGGCATGACAGACGCATTATAAGACGTGAATTTAATGAAGGTGAGGTAGTGTTGCTGTTTAATTCTAGGCTAAGGCTGTTTCCTGGAAAGCTTCGCTCTCGATGGAGTGGACCATTTGAAGTCACTAAAGTAAATCAATCAGGTGCCATTGAGGTCTGGAGCGAATCCACTGGTAAATTCCTAGTGAATGGCCAAAGATTAAAACACTACCATCCAGCAGCGAAAGTAGGACATGTCGCTACTCTTGTTATGTGTCCTCCTTGA
- the LOC25486922 gene encoding shikimate O-hydroxycinnamoyltransferase codes for MLINVKESTVVRPAEETPRKALWNSNVDLVVPNFHTPSVYFYRPNGTSNFFDAKIMKEALSKVLVPFYPMAARLRRDEDGRVELYCDGQGVLFVDADTTASVDDFSDFAPTLRLRQLIPAVDYSAGIETYPLLVLQVTHFKCGGVSLGVGMQHHVADGASGLHFINSWSDVARGLDVSIPPFIGRTLLHARDPPRPVFDHIEYKPPPSMQHAKQGSDTSASVTVSIFKLTRQQLNILKGKSKEDGNTINYSSYEMLAGHVWRSVSKARALPVDQETKLYIATDGRSRLQPSLPQGYFGNVIFTTTPIAVAGDLMSKPTWYAASRIHNALLQMDNDYLRSALDYLELQPDLKALVRGAHTFKCPNLGITSWARLPIHEADFGWGRPIFMGPGGIAYEGLSFIIPSSTNDGSLSLAIGLPPDQMKLFQELFYDI; via the exons ATGTTGATCAACGTGAAAGAGTCGACGGTGGTGCGTCCGGCGGAGGAGACACCACGAAAGGCGTTATGGAACTCCAACGTCGACTTGGTGGTTCCAAATTTTCACACACCAAGCGTGTACTTTTACAGGCCAAACGGCACGTCCAATTTCTTCGATGCTAAGATTATGAAGGAAGCTCTAAGCAAGGTGCTGGTCCCGTTCTATCCAATGGCAGCCCGTCTCCGCCGAGATGAAGATGGTCGTGTTGAGCTTTATTGCGATGGTCAAGGGGTGCTCTTCGTCGATGCTGATACCACCGCTTCCGTTGATGACTTCAGTGACTTTGCTCCAACACTTCGCCTCCGTCAGTTAATCCCAGCCGTGGATTATTCTGCTGGTATTGAAACGTATCCATTGTTGGTGTTACAG GTAACACATTTCAAATGCGGAGGAGTATCGTTAGGCGTTGGTATGCAACATCATGTAGCAGATGGAGCATCTGGTCTTCACTTCATCAATTCATGGTCAGATGTAGCTCGTGGCCTTGATGTTTCCATCCCACCGTTCATTGGCCGAACACTACTCCATGCTCGTGATCCACCTCGACCTGTTTTTGATCACATTGAATACAAGCCTCCACCATCAATGCAACATGCTAAACAAGGCTCAGACACTAGTGCTAGTGTAACCGTGTCAATCTTCAAGTTAACCCGTCAACAACTCAACATCTTGAAGGGTAAGTCAAAAGAAGATGGAAACACTATCAACTATAGCTCCTATGAGATGTTGGCAGGTCATGTATGGAGAAGTGTAAGCAAGGCAAGAGCACTTCCTGTTGATCAAGAAACAAAATTGTACATTGCAACTGATGGAAGATCAAGGCTTCAACCTTCACTTCCACAAGGTTACTTTGGCAATGTGATATTCACAACTACTCCAATAGCAGTAGCAGGAGATTTAATGTCAAAACCAACATGGTATGCTGCTAGCAGAATCCACAATGCATTGTTACAAATGGATAATGATTATTTGAGATCTGCTTTGGACTATCTTGAGCTACAACCTGATTTGAAAGCTCTTGTTCGTGGTGCACATACTTTTAAGTGTCCAAATCTTGGTATCACTAGCTGGGCAAGGTTACCAATCCATGAAGCTGACTTTGGTTGGGGAAGACCCATATTCATGGGACCTGGTGGGATTGCATATGAGGGGTTATCTTTCATCATTCCGAGCTCAACAAATGATGGTAGCTTATCTTTGGCAATTGGTCTGCCTCCAGATCAGATGAAACTGTTTCAGGAATTGTTTTATGACATTTGA